Proteins encoded in a region of the Corallococcus caeni genome:
- a CDS encoding AraC family transcriptional regulator translates to MADLGKVDLTTARLLASGDGWRVREIVCRSGPKDPVFEERHPGVSISAVLSGSFTYRSRNGRVLLTPGSLLLGERHASFCCGHEPGVGDRCVAFHLEPELIEEVAGGLAGVKRTDFPVHRLPPLQRLAPLLADVQALAEQPGSRGAEELVLRMAGAALSGVHEGRARPVTGQDERRMADAVRWMEAHLEEPLSLGMLAEEVGMGRHHFLRTFRKVVGESPYSYILGRRLTLAAARLRTDSERIADVAFACGFGDLSEFVRRFRARFGVTPSAYRARARPGSSRTDAVGTASLLGNPRSRCYRV, encoded by the coding sequence GTGGCCGACTTGGGGAAAGTGGACCTGACCACGGCGCGTCTGCTGGCCTCCGGGGACGGGTGGCGCGTGCGGGAGATTGTCTGCCGCTCCGGCCCCAAGGACCCCGTCTTCGAGGAACGGCACCCGGGGGTGTCCATCTCCGCCGTCCTGTCCGGCAGCTTCACCTACCGCTCCCGCAACGGACGCGTGCTGCTGACGCCCGGCTCGCTGCTGCTGGGGGAGCGGCACGCGTCCTTCTGCTGCGGTCACGAGCCCGGCGTGGGCGACCGCTGCGTCGCCTTCCACCTCGAGCCCGAGCTCATCGAGGAGGTGGCCGGAGGGCTGGCCGGCGTGAAGCGGACGGACTTCCCCGTGCACCGGCTTCCACCGCTCCAGCGCCTCGCGCCGCTGCTCGCGGACGTCCAGGCGCTCGCCGAGCAGCCAGGCTCACGCGGCGCGGAGGAGCTGGTGCTGCGGATGGCGGGCGCGGCGCTGAGCGGCGTCCACGAAGGCAGGGCCCGTCCCGTCACCGGCCAGGACGAACGCCGCATGGCGGACGCGGTGCGGTGGATGGAGGCGCACCTGGAGGAGCCCCTCTCCCTGGGGATGCTCGCGGAGGAGGTGGGCATGGGCCGCCACCACTTCCTGCGCACCTTCCGCAAGGTGGTGGGAGAGAGTCCCTACAGCTACATCCTGGGCAGACGCCTGACACTCGCCGCCGCGCGCCTGCGGACGGACTCCGAGCGCATCGCGGACGTCGCGTTCGCGTGTGGGTTTGGCGACCTGTCGGAGTTCGTCCGCCGCTTCCGTGCCCGCTTCGGCGTCACCCCTTCCGCGTACCGCGCCCGCGCACGACCCGGGTCATCAAGGACAGACGCCGTGGGTACGGCCAGTCTCCTTGGAAATCCTCGTTCTCGATGCTATCGGGTCTAG
- a CDS encoding AMIN-like domain-containing (lipo)protein encodes MRLRQGLYALGVVCGLLGLGCQKQEPPTVPMDVPAVPPPTNAVPREGPAATAPVVHQVLDVKAGGPTDAGRPTVTADVAADAAWTTAAVEKPRGEPPSITLRSVRTGTHADYDRTVFEFDGPRLPGYHLGYVKTPVQQCGSGEDVTPPGQAALEVRFTLARAHDDQGQATVAQRTLKPALPSVLALERLCDFEGEVTWVLGTARRAPFRVLELTNPTRLVLDVQH; translated from the coding sequence ATGCGCTTGCGACAGGGGCTGTACGCGCTGGGAGTGGTTTGCGGACTGCTGGGCCTGGGGTGCCAGAAGCAGGAGCCCCCGACCGTCCCCATGGACGTGCCGGCCGTGCCCCCGCCCACCAACGCCGTGCCCCGCGAAGGCCCGGCGGCCACCGCCCCCGTGGTGCACCAGGTGCTGGACGTGAAGGCGGGCGGCCCCACGGACGCGGGCAGGCCCACGGTGACGGCCGACGTGGCGGCGGACGCGGCGTGGACGACGGCGGCGGTGGAGAAGCCGCGCGGCGAGCCGCCCTCCATCACGCTGCGCTCGGTGCGCACGGGGACGCACGCGGACTACGACCGCACGGTGTTCGAGTTCGACGGGCCGCGCCTGCCGGGCTACCACCTGGGCTACGTGAAGACGCCGGTGCAGCAGTGCGGCTCCGGCGAGGACGTGACGCCGCCGGGGCAGGCCGCGCTGGAGGTGCGCTTCACGCTGGCGCGCGCGCATGACGACCAGGGCCAGGCCACGGTTGCGCAGCGCACCCTCAAGCCCGCGCTGCCGTCCGTGCTGGCGCTGGAGCGGCTGTGCGACTTCGAGGGCGAGGTGACGTGGGTGCTGGGCACCGCGCGCCGCGCCCCGTTCCGCGTGCTGGAGCTGACGAACCCCACGCGCCTCGTGCTGGACGTCCAGCACTGA
- a CDS encoding pyridoxal phosphate-dependent aminotransferase yields the protein MALDLTSLPRPSRDDTTVGSMVRGLVGSEILRIAAEIRELVARGTKVCNLTVGDFSPKEFPIPDGLRDQIGVALQAGETNYPPSDGVLDLRQAVQRFYERSLGLKYPLEGIVIAGGARPVIYATYRAVLDPGDVVVYPVPSWNNNHYAHMLGARSVVVKTDAAAGFMPTLAQLEPHLSSARLLCLCSPLNPTGTMLDPEALRAICQRIVEENRAREGRGQKPLILMYDHIYWVLNFGKKHVTPVELVPEMAPYTVFVDGISKAFASTGVRVGWGVGAPTIISRMRDVLGHVGAWAPKAEQVATARYLDDTQATESFLQTMRQRVDARLEALYKGFQRMKDAGLPVDAIAPQGAIYLSVRFDVVGRGGLATNDAIRKHLLDKARFAVVPFQAFGLADDTGWFRLSVGATSVAEIEEALPRVEAAVREILAAK from the coding sequence ATGGCCCTCGACCTGACCTCCCTCCCGCGTCCCTCTCGCGACGACACCACCGTGGGCTCCATGGTGCGCGGACTCGTGGGCAGCGAAATCCTCCGCATCGCCGCGGAGATCCGCGAGCTCGTGGCCAGGGGCACCAAGGTCTGCAACCTCACCGTGGGCGACTTCAGCCCGAAGGAGTTCCCCATCCCGGACGGCCTGCGCGACCAGATTGGCGTCGCGCTCCAGGCCGGTGAGACGAACTACCCGCCGTCCGACGGCGTGCTGGACCTGCGCCAGGCCGTGCAGCGCTTCTACGAGCGCTCCCTGGGGCTGAAGTACCCGCTGGAGGGCATCGTCATCGCGGGCGGCGCGCGGCCGGTCATCTACGCCACCTACCGCGCGGTGCTCGACCCGGGCGACGTCGTCGTCTACCCGGTGCCGTCGTGGAACAACAACCACTACGCCCACATGCTGGGCGCCCGGAGCGTGGTGGTGAAGACGGACGCGGCGGCGGGCTTCATGCCCACGCTGGCGCAGCTGGAGCCGCACCTGTCGTCCGCGCGCCTGCTGTGCCTGTGCAGCCCGCTCAACCCCACGGGCACCATGCTGGACCCGGAGGCCCTGCGCGCCATCTGCCAGCGCATCGTGGAGGAGAACCGCGCGCGCGAGGGCCGCGGCCAGAAGCCCCTCATCCTGATGTACGACCACATCTACTGGGTGCTGAACTTCGGCAAGAAGCACGTCACCCCCGTGGAGCTGGTGCCGGAGATGGCGCCGTACACCGTGTTCGTGGACGGCATCAGCAAGGCCTTCGCCTCCACCGGCGTGCGCGTGGGCTGGGGCGTGGGAGCGCCCACCATCATCTCCCGCATGCGCGACGTGCTGGGCCACGTGGGCGCCTGGGCCCCCAAGGCCGAACAGGTCGCCACCGCCCGCTACCTGGACGACACCCAGGCCACCGAGTCCTTCCTCCAGACCATGCGCCAGCGCGTGGATGCGCGCCTGGAGGCCCTCTACAAGGGCTTCCAGCGCATGAAGGACGCGGGCCTTCCGGTGGACGCCATCGCGCCGCAGGGCGCCATCTACCTCTCCGTGCGCTTCGACGTGGTGGGCAGGGGCGGCCTCGCCACCAATGACGCCATCCGCAAGCACCTCCTGGACAAGGCCCGCTTCGCGGTGGTGCCCTTCCAGGCGTTCGGCCTCGCGGACGACACCGGCTGGTTCCGCCTCTCCGTGGGCGCCACCTCGGTCGCCGAAATCGAGGAGGCCCTGCCCCGCGTCGAGGCCGCCGTGCGGGAAATCCTCGCGGCGAAATAG
- a CDS encoding putative glycolipid-binding domain-containing protein, which yields MAMEATTVTRELIWRRVMDELGFEHARVRRGQEGVELSGVILVAEQGAPLRVEYLVVCDDAWRTRRVSVTQSWRGERRTLALEHDGDGHWRKDGQAAEELEGCTDVDLGLSPSTNALPINRLRLQEGATAELRAAWVRFPALEVVPARQGYARVGLARYRYESLESGFNALLDVDAEGLPIEYANVWRRLAEGPAAPASVSQTFVEALMSAGPSKELGDAAATFGWLVGGWAGTIQDHDADGSFRQSEGEWWFHWVLEGRALQDVFIVPSRNAPAPSGPGANRRYGTTVRTFDRTTGKWQITWVSPTGGAINRLAGGREGDRLILLGEYQGKPIRWSFSDIGPDRFTWRGEVQDEAGQWNLQSRFDMRRIA from the coding sequence ATGGCGATGGAAGCAACGACAGTCACGCGCGAGCTCATCTGGCGGCGCGTGATGGATGAGCTGGGTTTCGAGCATGCACGGGTGCGGCGCGGCCAGGAGGGCGTGGAGCTGTCCGGCGTGATTCTCGTCGCGGAACAGGGTGCGCCGCTGCGGGTGGAGTACCTGGTCGTCTGTGACGACGCGTGGCGCACGCGCCGGGTGAGCGTGACGCAGTCCTGGCGTGGCGAACGCCGGACGCTCGCGCTGGAGCATGACGGTGACGGCCACTGGCGCAAGGACGGGCAGGCCGCGGAGGAGCTGGAGGGCTGCACGGACGTGGACCTGGGCCTGAGCCCTTCCACCAACGCGCTGCCCATCAACCGGCTGCGGCTCCAGGAAGGCGCCACCGCGGAGCTCCGCGCGGCGTGGGTGCGGTTTCCCGCGCTGGAGGTCGTGCCCGCGCGGCAGGGGTACGCGCGCGTGGGCCTCGCGCGCTACCGCTACGAGAGCCTGGAGAGCGGCTTCAACGCGCTGCTGGACGTGGACGCGGAGGGGCTGCCCATCGAGTACGCCAACGTCTGGCGCAGGCTCGCGGAAGGGCCCGCCGCGCCAGCGTCCGTGTCTCAGACGTTCGTGGAGGCCCTCATGAGCGCGGGACCTTCGAAGGAGCTGGGCGACGCGGCGGCCACCTTCGGGTGGTTGGTGGGAGGCTGGGCGGGGACCATCCAGGACCACGACGCGGATGGGAGCTTCCGCCAGAGCGAGGGCGAGTGGTGGTTCCACTGGGTGCTGGAGGGGCGGGCCCTGCAGGACGTGTTCATCGTGCCGTCGCGGAACGCCCCGGCGCCGTCAGGCCCCGGAGCGAACAGGCGCTACGGCACCACCGTGCGTACGTTCGACCGGACCACGGGGAAGTGGCAGATCACCTGGGTGAGTCCGACCGGAGGCGCCATCAACCGGCTCGCCGGTGGCCGCGAGGGGGACCGGCTCATCCTGCTGGGCGAGTACCAAGGGAAGCCCATCCGCTGGAGCTTCTCCGACATCGGGCCGGACCGCTTCACCTGGCGCGGTGAAGTGCAGGACGAAGCCGGCCAGTGGAATCTCCAGTCACGCTTCGACATGCGTCGCATCGCCTGA
- a CDS encoding 4-alpha-glucanotransferase — translation MELPSPLPDSHRSLVTEALDALGVTRWVLSIHDPSFPGLPGEDLGRGSPYSEGATRFLAFARDLGFTGIQLGPQGQTTAHNPSPYDGTLFSRNTLNVALAPLADPHGPWGALLSSDTLARLVSEVPAEGGPETRYQSACRGQALALQEAWDTFRRERDRADAPASILALVRRFADFRVEQREWLERDALFDVLATRHHTPDDWRGWADSLEGRLFAPRLEEVTQAEARVRELLNVEAEAVEQYAFRQFLVHEQHGLLRERVGAWGLKLYGDLQIGFSPRDTWALQGLFLRAYLMGAPPSRTNPEGQPWNYPVLDPEQYVAPDGSGPGPVLSYLDARLGKMLSEYDGLRIDHPHGLVCPWVYRAGSADPLRAVQGGARLFSSPDLPDHPELARYAIVAPEQLDRSVPRHADGWVKWLTEEQVGRYAILFDSVVRTAREHGRAREDVLCEVLSTLPHELSRVMARDGLGRFRVTQKADLHNPADVYRSENAAPEDWVMVGNHDTKSLWRLLSEWQWKHALRAQADYLAWRLHPEAEGREDFARQLEQDPGLLAQAKFADLFASRARSVMVFFADLLGMPDTYNAPGSVDARNWSLRVPHDWAAQYQQRLRAGAALNLPRVLAMALRAGGAEARARHSGLLERLELAAAHLRSGAR, via the coding sequence GTGGAGCTCCCGTCCCCGCTGCCCGATTCGCACCGCTCGCTCGTCACCGAAGCCCTGGACGCACTGGGCGTCACCCGCTGGGTCCTGAGCATCCATGACCCCAGCTTCCCGGGCCTCCCCGGAGAAGACCTGGGGCGGGGCTCGCCGTACTCCGAGGGCGCCACGCGCTTCCTCGCCTTCGCCCGGGACCTGGGCTTCACCGGCATCCAGCTGGGGCCGCAGGGGCAGACCACCGCGCACAACCCGTCGCCGTATGACGGCACGTTGTTCTCACGCAACACGCTGAACGTGGCGCTCGCGCCGCTCGCGGATCCGCACGGGCCGTGGGGCGCGCTGCTGTCCTCCGACACGCTGGCCCGGCTCGTCTCCGAAGTGCCCGCGGAGGGTGGACCGGAGACCCGCTACCAGTCCGCGTGCCGGGGCCAGGCACTGGCGCTCCAGGAAGCATGGGACACCTTCCGCCGGGAGCGCGACCGTGCCGACGCTCCCGCGTCCATCCTCGCGCTCGTCCGGCGCTTCGCGGACTTCCGCGTGGAGCAGCGGGAGTGGCTGGAACGGGATGCGCTGTTCGACGTGCTCGCCACGCGGCATCACACGCCGGATGACTGGCGCGGTTGGGCGGATTCGCTGGAGGGGCGCCTGTTCGCGCCGCGCCTCGAAGAGGTGACGCAGGCGGAGGCGCGCGTCCGGGAGCTGCTCAACGTCGAAGCCGAGGCGGTGGAGCAGTACGCCTTCCGCCAGTTCCTCGTGCATGAACAGCACGGGCTCCTGCGCGAGCGCGTGGGGGCGTGGGGCCTCAAGCTGTACGGGGACCTCCAGATTGGTTTCTCGCCCCGGGACACATGGGCGCTGCAGGGGTTGTTCCTTCGCGCGTACCTCATGGGGGCTCCGCCCAGCCGCACCAACCCGGAGGGCCAGCCGTGGAACTACCCGGTGCTGGACCCCGAGCAGTACGTCGCGCCGGACGGCTCCGGCCCCGGACCGGTGCTGAGCTACCTGGACGCGCGGCTGGGCAAGATGCTCTCCGAGTACGACGGGCTGCGCATCGACCATCCGCACGGGCTCGTGTGTCCGTGGGTGTACCGCGCGGGCTCGGCGGATCCGCTGCGCGCGGTGCAGGGCGGGGCGCGGCTGTTCTCCTCGCCGGACCTGCCGGACCACCCGGAGCTGGCGCGGTACGCCATCGTGGCGCCGGAGCAACTGGACCGCTCGGTGCCGCGTCACGCGGATGGCTGGGTGAAGTGGCTCACGGAGGAGCAGGTGGGCCGCTACGCCATCCTGTTCGACTCGGTGGTGCGTACGGCGCGGGAGCACGGCCGGGCCCGTGAGGACGTGCTGTGCGAGGTGCTGAGCACGCTGCCCCATGAGCTGTCGCGGGTGATGGCTCGGGATGGCCTGGGCCGCTTCCGCGTCACCCAGAAGGCGGACCTCCACAACCCGGCGGACGTGTACCGCAGCGAGAACGCGGCCCCCGAGGACTGGGTGATGGTGGGCAACCACGACACGAAGTCGCTCTGGCGGCTCCTCTCCGAATGGCAGTGGAAGCATGCCCTGCGCGCCCAGGCGGACTACCTCGCCTGGCGGCTGCATCCCGAAGCGGAGGGGCGTGAGGACTTCGCGCGACAGCTCGAGCAAGACCCGGGGTTGCTCGCGCAGGCGAAGTTCGCGGACCTGTTCGCCAGCCGTGCGCGCAGCGTGATGGTGTTCTTCGCGGACCTGCTGGGCATGCCGGACACGTACAACGCGCCGGGCTCCGTGGACGCGCGCAACTGGTCGCTGCGCGTCCCTCACGACTGGGCCGCGCAGTATCAGCAGCGCCTGCGCGCGGGGGCCGCGCTCAACCTGCCGCGGGTGCTGGCCATGGCGCTGCGCGCGGGCGGAGCCGAGGCACGGGCCCGGCACTCGGGGTTGCTCGAACGACTGGAGCTCGCCGCCGCCCACCTGCGAAGCGGGGCGAGATGA